The sequence CGTCTAGGACGCAGGACGTGTGCAGGAAGTACGAGGGTGTGCGGGACACGACCCCCGCACACCGATCGGCCGGGTGGGGCGCCTCTCCGCTCAAGAGGAACCCCACCCGGCCGGGGGGTGCGCGCCGCCCCCGTCCCCACGGTGCGGCGCGATCAGGTCACCGTCCAGTCATCCCATGGACGGCGGCCTGAGTTCTAAGGGGGGTCCGACAGCCCGAGGGCGGGCAGCAGGGCCACTTCCACGTAGCGCAGCAGATAGTCCGCGTCCGCGTGCCGCCCTTCGAGGATGGGTCTGACCCGGAGCACGCCGAGCAGCTGCGCCGGCACGAACTCCAGTACCGGATGGTCGGCGGTGATCTCTCCCCGCTCGACCGCGCGCCCGATCATCGCCCGCAGCGCGTCGAGTTCGGGTTCCACCAGGGCGTCCCGCAGGGCGCGCTTCAGTTCCTCGTCCTGCATCACGGACTGCCCGAGCGCCTGCATGAGCCGGGTGTCCTCGTCGGACCGCTCGCCCGCCGTACGGGCGACGGCGCGCAGGTCACCGGCGAGCGAGCCGGTGTCGATGCCGATGAACTTGGGGCAGTGGTTGGCGCGCAGCGCGGCCGCCACGAACTGCGGCTTCGTCTTCCACTGCCGGTAGAGCGTGGACTTGCTGCACCGGGTGCTGGTGGCCACGCCCTCCATCGTCAGCGCGTCGTAGCCGCACTCGCGGACCTGGTCGAGCACGGCGTCGAAGAACTCCTGCTCACGCTCGGGCGTGATCTTGGAGCGGCGCGAGGCGGCGACCGTCTCCGGTCCCTCCGCTGCCTGCGACGTCATGGCGCTTCCCCTCGCTCGTTTTCGGCACCCTATCGATACGCCAGTGTACCGGAACGGCTTCGTATCGGTACACTGGCGTATCGATGAGCCTTGGACAGGACCCACCCCTGTGTCGAGTGGATCCCCTCCTGGGCTCACCACGCATCAGCACCGTTGAGACCGTCAAGCAAAGGGGCCGGGGGATGAGACTCCCAACCGAGCCTGCACAGAAGGGATCCGCCGCGATACCGCGGCCACCCCTCGTCCGTGAGGTCCTGCTCGTCGCGGGACTCTTCCTCGTCTACAAACTCGGCCGGCAGCTGGCCACCGGCCACACCGCCGAGGCCTTCGGCAACGCCCACCGCGTGTGGGACCTGGAGCGGTTCCTGCACCTGCCCGGCGAGGGCTCCGTACAGACCGCGATGCTGCACGGCGACACCCTCGTCCACATCGTCAACACCTATTACGCGACAGTGCACTTCCCCGCCACGGCGGCCTTCCTTATCTGGCTGTACCTGCGGCGTCCGGGGCACTACAGGTGGGCCCGGCGGGTCCTCGCCGCGGTCACCGCCGCAGCCCTGGTGGTGCATCTCACATTCCCGCTCGCACCGCCGCGGATGCTCGCAGCGACGGGCCTCGTCGACACCGGGCAGGTGTACGGGCCCACGGTGTACGGCGCCTCCCCCGAGACCGACTCCCTCTCGAACCAGTTCGCGGCGATGCCCTCGCTGCACTTCGGCTGGGCCCTGATGGTGGCGATCGGCCTCATCGCGGCGACCCGGTCCCGGTGGCGGTGGCTGTGGCTGCTGCACCCGCTGCTGACGCTGGCGGTGATAGTCGGGACGGCCAACCACTACTGGCTCGACGCGATCGTGGCGGCCGCGATCCTCGGCATCGTCCTCGCCGTCGTCCGCCCGCCCCGCGGGGCACCGGCGACCGCCGAACCCGACCGGGAGGCCGGGGACGCCGACAGCCCCGTACCGCTCGCGTCGGGCGGCCCGGCATCCGGCGTACCGCATGCTCCGGACGTGCCGGAAGCGTCCGGCCTCGTGGGAGCGCGGCGATGAGCGCGACCCTCCTCGCCGTCGTCCTGTCGCTGTTCTCCGCCGTCGCGTACGCGGCCGCCGCGGTGGCGCAGGAACGGCTGGCGTCCCGGACCGGGGACTCCGGAGTGCTGCGCCTGCTGGGCGACAGCGCCTGGTGGTGGTCGGTCGGCCTCAACGCGGGTGCCGCGCTGCTGCACGTGGCCGCCCTCAAGTACGGGACCCTCACCCTCGTCCAGCCGCTCGGCGCGCTCACACTCGTCGCCGCGGTGCCGCTGGGCGCGCGCCTGGCGGGGCGGCGGGTCAGCACGGTCGAGTGGCGCGGTACGGCCCTGACGCTGATCGGGCTCTCCGCCGTACTCGTGACGGCGTCCGGGCCCGCGCCCGACGACGTGCTGAGCGTCCCGCAGGCGCTGGCCGTGGCGGGCGCCACCGCGACCCTGATCGGCTTCCTGGCCCGGCCGGGCGCCCGTCCCGGGCTCCGGCACGCGTCCGCGTCCGGTTTCGCCTCGGGTGTCGCCTCGGCGCTCACGCAGACCGTGACGGTCGCCGCTACGGACCGCTCGGGTCCGCTGCTCGGCGGACAGGTGATCGTGGTGGCCGTGCTGGTCGCGGCCTTCGCCGCGGGCGGACTGCTGCTGTCGCAGACCGCCTACAAGGGCGGGCTCGGCGCGCCGCTGGCCGTGGTGACGCTGGCCAATCCGATCGCCGCCGCGGTGATCGGCCTCTCGCTCCTCGGCGAGCGGCTGCAGGGCGGGGTGGCGGGGCTGCTCCTGGCGGGGGCCGGGGCGGCGGTCTCGGCCTGGGGCGTGGTGACGCTCTCGCGTTCCACGCCTGATCCCGTGCCGGCGCCCGTACCCGTGCCCGTGCCTCCGGCGGTGGAGGAGGAGCCGCATCCCGTGGCGGCGGTCCTCGCGCTGGAGGCCGAATCGGCAGCGTACGAGCGCTCGCTGCTGCCGCGGCAGCCGAAGCCGGGGCATCTCACCTCGCTGTAGAACCGCCCCGAACGGACATGAGGAGGGCGGTCGCGGAGATCCGCGACCGCCCTCCTCATGTGTACCGGTGGCTCAGCCCAGGCCGCGCGAGTCCTGCTTGAGCGCCGTGTCGACGGTGAGCGCCGTCGCGATCACGAGGCTCAGCAGGGGCTCGGGAAGCTGGAAGTGGATCTGCAGGACGTAGTTGTCCGCAGTGGTGAACATCGTCTTCGCGAGACCTTCCCAGGTCTTGGTGATCCGGGCGACCTCGGTGTCGGTGTGGTCGACGATCGCGAAGTTCCAGGCACGCCAGTTCTCCGCCTTGATCGCGCCGACCTGCTGACCATCGACCTTGATCGCGAAGTTGATCTTCCCGAACATGTTCTGCTGGGCGATCTCACCGATCGGCGAACCGTCCGGACGCGCCACGAGCACCCGGGACTTCAGGAACTTGCGGGGCCGGGTCAGCAGCAGTTGCGGCTGACCGTACGCGTCACGGATCTCCAGCTTGTGCGTCATGAACTGGTCGATGCTGGCGACGAAGCGCAATATCTTCTTCAGCGCGTTCTGCCCGACCTGGACGACCGAGCCGAGCTGGTTGCCCTGCTGGTCCATGACCTTGTACTCGTTGGTCAGCTCGATCAGCTTGGCCTTCTGGTTCACCACCAGGACCGGCTCGGTGAACAGGGTCCCGCCACCGGCCGAGTTCGGCGCGACACCGGCCCGCTGCTGCACCTGCTGCTGGACGCGCGGATCGGCGCCCGCGGGCGCCGGCACCTGCTGGGCAGGCTGCGCCTGCTGCTGGTCCTGGTTCGTGTGCTCGGTCCACTGGGTTCCGTCCCAGTACCTCAGGGTCTGGGGCGCGCCCTGCGGATCCGGATACCAACCTGCAACTGTGTTCGAATGCGTGGTCACCGGGGCACACTACCGCGGTCCCGCAGGTACATGACCAGTCCGTCCCATGTGGTACTCATCGCATCTCCCGTGCACTGTCGCCTCACCCGTACCACCTCTCCTGTCCCTGCTCTCCCGGCGGTCTCTCCTAAGCCGTCGCGATCGCCGGGTCGCTGACGCCCGCCCGGCCGTTCTCGACATGCCCGGCGAACCGGCGCAGGAACGAGGTGTCCGCGTCGGAGACGACGGTGAGGTCGTACCAGCGCCTGCTCGCCCGCAGGTCCACGGTGTGCTTCACGGTCGCGCCGGGCCGCACCTTGAACGACCTGGGCCTGCCGCCGTAGCCGTCGGTGAGCTTCAGGTTCACCGTGCGGGCGCCCTTGTTGGTGAGGGTCAGCCCGATGTCGTCCCCGTCGTGGCGGGCGGTGACCTCGGGTCCCGCGCTCTTGCCGGGGCCCTTGAAGACGCGGACGAAACCGTTGGGCCCGTGCACGGTCAGGTCGTACGAGCCGTTCGAGTACGCGGAGTTCCAGGTGTCCGAGACGCTCTTGCCCGCCTCGGTGGTGTACATCCAGGGGCCGTCGGCGCGGTTCGCGGAGGTCACGTGGAAGGAGGCGCCGGCCTTCTTGCCCGAGGCGAAGGTCAGCGTGAACTTCCCGGCCTTCGCGTCGGCCGAGCCGTCGATCCAGGGTGCGTACCGCAGCGGACGGGCGGGCCGCAGACCGCGCTCCTGCCGGGGCAGCTTCGGGTCGGCGGGCGGGGTGGGCTTGTAGTCCGGGTGCCGGTCCTTGTCCGGCGGCTCGTACGCGTCGGTGTCCGGGAGGTGGGCGGGCTTGCCGTCCTTGCGGGAGAAGTCGAACGCGGAGGTCAGGTCGCCGCAGATGGCCCGGCGCCAGGGCGAGATGTTGGGCTCCTCGACTCCGAAGCGGCGCTCCAGGAACCGGACGATCGAGGTGTGGTCGAGGGTCTCGGAGCAGACGTAACCGCCCTTGCTCCAGGGCGAGACGACGAGCATCGGCACCCGCGGGCCGAGACCGTAGGGTCCGGCGACGTACTTCGAGCTGCCCGCGAAGAGGTCCGGGCCGACGTCGACGGTGGACCTGCCCCGGGCGGCCGAGGCCGGCGGCAGCGGCGGGACCAGGTGGTCGAAGAAGCCGTCGTTCTCGTCGTACGTGATGAACAGGGCCGTCTTCGCCCACACCGCGGGGTCGGCGGTGAGCGCCTCCAGGACCTGGGAGATGTACCAGGCGCCGTAGTTGGAGGGCCAGTTGGAGTGCTCGGAGAACGCCTCGGGGGCGGCGATCCAGGAGACCTGCGGCAGCTTTCCGCCCACGACGTCGGCGCGCAGCTGCTCGAAGTAGCCCTCGCCCTTGCGGGCGTCGGTGCCGGTGCGGGCCTTGTCGAAGAGAGGGTCGCCGGCCTTGGCGTTGCGGTACTTGTTGAAGTAGAGCAGCGAGTTGTCGCCGTAGTTCCCGCGGTAGGCGTCCGAGATCCAGCCCCAGGAGCCGGCCGCGTCCAGGCCGTCGCCGATGTCCTGGTAGACCTTCCAGGAGATCCCGGCCTCCTCCAGCCGCTCGGGGTAGGTCGTCCAGTCGTAGCCGAGCTCGTCGTTGCCGAGCACCGGCCCGCCGCCCTTGCCGTCGTTCCCCGTGAAGCCCGTCCACATGTAGTAGCGGTTCGGGTCGGTGGAGCCGATGAACGAGCAGTGGTACGCGTCGCAGACGGTGAAGGTGTCGGCGAGCGCGTAGTGGAACGGGATGTCCTCGCGGGTCAGGTACGCCATGGTCGTGGCGCCCTTCGCGGGGACCCACTTGTCGTACTTGCCCCCGTTGTAGGCGGCGTGCCCGTCGGGCCAGCTGTGCGGCAGGCCCTCCAGGAACTGCATGCCGAGGTCGTCGGCCTCCGGGTGGAAGGGCAGCAGGTCCTTGGTGCCGTCGGACTGGTGCCACACGGACTTGCCGTTGTCGAGCGCGACCGGGTGCGGATCGCCGAAACCGCGGACCCCCCGCAACGCACCGAAGTAGTGGTCGAAGGAACGGTTCTCCTGCATCAGGACGACGACGTGCTCGACATCCTCGATGGTCCCGCGGTGATAGCCCGCGGGGATCGCGGCGGCCTTGGCGATGCTCTCCGACAGCGCGGTGAACGCCGCGGTGCCGCCTGCGAGTTGCAGGAAACGGCGCCTATTCACTTCGGTCATGACTGGGTGACCTCTCGTCCTGACGGGTACGGGTGCGACTGACGGACGGACCTGCGCACACCCGAAACGTGCGCGAAGCGAGTGTTCCAAGCGCAACAAACGTCAGGGAAGGGCCGCGTGGCGCCTGTGTGAAAGACGGCGGTACGTGAGGTGCCGGTGGCCTCGGAGCGGAGGAGGCCGGGCCGGTCTCAGATGTTGATGGTCACCGGCCCGTTCCTTGCGGGATCCCCGTCGTGTTCCTCCAGCAGCTCGCGCAGTCTGTCGGCCTCCGTGTGGCCGAGGGTGTCGAGGATGCCGAGTGCCTCGTTCCATGCCCGGCGGGCCTCCTGCGGGGAGGTGACGGCGAGTGCTTCGCCCCGGTGGATGAGGGTGTCGGCGATCAGCGAGGCGTCGTTGAGGTCGCGGTAGTGGGTGAGCGCCTGGTCGAAGGCCTCCAGGGCCTCGTCGTGCTGTCCGAGGCGGTGGTGTGCGACGCCCATGGTGTCCCAGGCCGCCGCCTCGATGTTCCTGTTGCCCGACCTGTTCGCGATGCGGACCGCGCGGCGGCAGTCCCCCAGCGCCTCCTCGTACTCGTGCAGGAGAAGGCGCGTCCAGGCCACCTCGTTGGTGACGCTCGCGATGCCGACGTAGGCCCGCGTGCTCGTGTAGA is a genomic window of Streptomyces sp. NBC_00414 containing:
- a CDS encoding DMT family transporter — protein: MSATLLAVVLSLFSAVAYAAAAVAQERLASRTGDSGVLRLLGDSAWWWSVGLNAGAALLHVAALKYGTLTLVQPLGALTLVAAVPLGARLAGRRVSTVEWRGTALTLIGLSAVLVTASGPAPDDVLSVPQALAVAGATATLIGFLARPGARPGLRHASASGFASGVASALTQTVTVAATDRSGPLLGGQVIVVAVLVAAFAAGGLLLSQTAYKGGLGAPLAVVTLANPIAAAVIGLSLLGERLQGGVAGLLLAGAGAAVSAWGVVTLSRSTPDPVPAPVPVPVPPAVEEEPHPVAAVLALEAESAAYERSLLPRQPKPGHLTSL
- a CDS encoding phospholipid scramblase-related protein, whose protein sequence is MTTHSNTVAGWYPDPQGAPQTLRYWDGTQWTEHTNQDQQQAQPAQQVPAPAGADPRVQQQVQQRAGVAPNSAGGGTLFTEPVLVVNQKAKLIELTNEYKVMDQQGNQLGSVVQVGQNALKKILRFVASIDQFMTHKLEIRDAYGQPQLLLTRPRKFLKSRVLVARPDGSPIGEIAQQNMFGKINFAIKVDGQQVGAIKAENWRAWNFAIVDHTDTEVARITKTWEGLAKTMFTTADNYVLQIHFQLPEPLLSLVIATALTVDTALKQDSRGLG
- a CDS encoding phosphatase PAP2 family protein, translated to MRLPTEPAQKGSAAIPRPPLVREVLLVAGLFLVYKLGRQLATGHTAEAFGNAHRVWDLERFLHLPGEGSVQTAMLHGDTLVHIVNTYYATVHFPATAAFLIWLYLRRPGHYRWARRVLAAVTAAALVVHLTFPLAPPRMLAATGLVDTGQVYGPTVYGASPETDSLSNQFAAMPSLHFGWALMVAIGLIAATRSRWRWLWLLHPLLTLAVIVGTANHYWLDAIVAAAILGIVLAVVRPPRGAPATAEPDREAGDADSPVPLASGGPASGVPHAPDVPEASGLVGARR
- a CDS encoding TetR/AcrR family transcriptional regulator is translated as MTSQAAEGPETVAASRRSKITPEREQEFFDAVLDQVRECGYDALTMEGVATSTRCSKSTLYRQWKTKPQFVAAALRANHCPKFIGIDTGSLAGDLRAVARTAGERSDEDTRLMQALGQSVMQDEELKRALRDALVEPELDALRAMIGRAVERGEITADHPVLEFVPAQLLGVLRVRPILEGRHADADYLLRYVEVALLPALGLSDPP
- a CDS encoding phosphocholine-specific phospholipase C produces the protein MTEVNRRRFLQLAGGTAAFTALSESIAKAAAIPAGYHRGTIEDVEHVVVLMQENRSFDHYFGALRGVRGFGDPHPVALDNGKSVWHQSDGTKDLLPFHPEADDLGMQFLEGLPHSWPDGHAAYNGGKYDKWVPAKGATTMAYLTREDIPFHYALADTFTVCDAYHCSFIGSTDPNRYYMWTGFTGNDGKGGGPVLGNDELGYDWTTYPERLEEAGISWKVYQDIGDGLDAAGSWGWISDAYRGNYGDNSLLYFNKYRNAKAGDPLFDKARTGTDARKGEGYFEQLRADVVGGKLPQVSWIAAPEAFSEHSNWPSNYGAWYISQVLEALTADPAVWAKTALFITYDENDGFFDHLVPPLPPASAARGRSTVDVGPDLFAGSSKYVAGPYGLGPRVPMLVVSPWSKGGYVCSETLDHTSIVRFLERRFGVEEPNISPWRRAICGDLTSAFDFSRKDGKPAHLPDTDAYEPPDKDRHPDYKPTPPADPKLPRQERGLRPARPLRYAPWIDGSADAKAGKFTLTFASGKKAGASFHVTSANRADGPWMYTTEAGKSVSDTWNSAYSNGSYDLTVHGPNGFVRVFKGPGKSAGPEVTARHDGDDIGLTLTNKGARTVNLKLTDGYGGRPRSFKVRPGATVKHTVDLRASRRWYDLTVVSDADTSFLRRFAGHVENGRAGVSDPAIATA